One Thermicanus aegyptius DSM 12793 DNA segment encodes these proteins:
- a CDS encoding LuxR family transcriptional regulator, protein MTRDRLSSRGVKGVTPSEEMLSTSHARSRAFGIRSDIKRPKRGLSSGDLPHLLKKEKALLEKAAQVITPFYYSGELREHLYILTDRELTILNIYADQDFFSQCTLVGMERGISLTEESCGTNAFSLAKMANHMIVLGGSDHYAELFDDWWSVAGPIRDLKRRIAGYLGLILPHGMKSESAIGLLKTLIDAMEIRGVEGDTLYPKTKINKHRREFAPSLMDQIGEIEEDQKRLLKVLTKREQEILPFLLQRWTSQEIAEELHLSVSTIRKHRQNIYQKTRVRSIQELLTAFASKNTTK, encoded by the coding sequence ATGACACGCGACCGCTTATCGAGTCGTGGAGTAAAGGGAGTGACCCCTTCCGAAGAGATGCTCAGCACATCTCATGCTCGCAGTCGGGCATTTGGCATTCGTTCCGATATCAAGCGGCCAAAGAGGGGATTATCCTCCGGTGATCTTCCTCATCTCTTAAAAAAGGAGAAAGCGCTGCTTGAAAAGGCGGCCCAGGTCATCACTCCCTTTTATTATTCAGGTGAGCTCAGGGAACATCTCTACATATTAACGGATCGGGAATTAACCATCCTGAACATCTATGCGGATCAGGATTTTTTCAGTCAATGCACGCTCGTAGGGATGGAGAGAGGGATCTCACTTACGGAAGAAAGCTGTGGCACCAATGCCTTTTCGTTGGCGAAAATGGCGAACCACATGATTGTTCTGGGGGGATCGGACCACTACGCCGAACTATTTGATGATTGGTGGTCGGTGGCAGGCCCTATCAGAGATTTAAAGAGAAGAATCGCAGGCTATCTCGGACTCATTTTACCCCATGGGATGAAGTCCGAATCGGCCATCGGTCTTTTAAAAACGCTCATTGATGCCATGGAAATAAGAGGAGTTGAAGGAGACACCCTTTATCCAAAGACGAAAATAAACAAGCATAGAAGAGAATTTGCTCCATCATTGATGGATCAAATAGGAGAAATAGAGGAGGATCAGAAAAGGTTACTCAAGGTATTAACAAAACGGGAGCAGGAAATTCTCCCTTTTTTGCTTCAGCGATGGACAAGCCAGGAGATCGCGGAGGAACTTCACCTAAGCGTCTCCACGATACGGAAACATCGCCAGAACATCTATCAGAAGACGAGAGTTCGAAGTATCCAGGAATTGCTCACTGCCTTTGCATCAAAAAATACTACAAAATGA
- a CDS encoding YiiX/YebB-like N1pC/P60 family cysteine hydrolase gives MFKKIVSFAVALTLLMSVSAFASPTLTPEQLKDVQMAKQKTQQVMKRLQSYDNPKFYGDPKVISSKALLQDDPVSSRPGVYYVTFDSSSSSLISWAGGHAGIVYNEDYVIESWGNKGDDLNGVHLWPNNWASRYTHMEARTVRSTTVSEDEQAAELAYSYIGKPYNYNFFDIDQDDSFYCSQLVWYVFYHTADVDLNDGGAVWPVDLSETDESYVIYSK, from the coding sequence ATGTTTAAGAAAATTGTATCATTTGCAGTGGCTCTAACCCTTCTGATGAGTGTTAGTGCTTTTGCCTCTCCAACTCTAACTCCGGAACAGTTAAAAGATGTGCAAATGGCAAAGCAAAAAACTCAACAAGTAATGAAGAGGCTTCAAAGCTACGATAACCCCAAGTTTTATGGTGATCCTAAAGTAATTTCTTCCAAGGCTTTACTTCAAGATGATCCTGTTTCATCTAGGCCAGGAGTTTATTATGTCACATTTGACAGTTCAAGTAGTAGTCTTATTAGTTGGGCTGGGGGTCACGCGGGGATTGTTTATAATGAAGATTATGTAATAGAATCGTGGGGAAACAAAGGCGATGATCTCAATGGAGTTCATTTATGGCCGAATAATTGGGCAAGTAGATATACACATATGGAGGCTAGAACTGTTAGATCTACCACTGTTAGCGAAGATGAACAAGCAGCCGAATTAGCATACTCTTATATTGGGAAGCCATACAATTATAATTTTTTCGACATTGATCAAGACGACTCCTTCTACTGTTCTCAACTGGTATGGTATGTTTTTTACCATACAGCAGATGTTGATTTGAATGATGGAGGAGCAGTATGGCCTGTAGATTTGTCCGAAACGGATGAATCGTATGTGATTTACTCCAAGTAA